Proteins encoded together in one Legionella beliardensis window:
- a CDS encoding mevalonate kinase family protein — LLLVDLNLINYTHFINEVMENMVVFEVKVPAKCILAGEHLILERGYAIVAPFNHYQLILSYEASKIKTMHTISAEGNNSYGIILWPLIVRAYELLHKDPSTIKGFFNIKSTIPPCCGLGFSAALCVAITKWIIYQSLLPRSELFQFAVQLEDLFHKPSSGVDIAGVTARNIIRYSSNHELNEITTWQPLFYISSSNETRITSSCVKKVQQLKNENPIKAEVIYEKMWQAVSLINTALEKKNDISLHVLAQGLTTANECYYEWDLISPQLHNHIQKLKQFALACKVVGAGIGGCVLSLWKKPPPANFPIKLIPLTIHTEKV; from the coding sequence TTGCTATTAGTTGATTTAAATTTAATCAACTATACTCATTTTATAAATGAAGTGATGGAGAACATGGTGGTTTTTGAAGTTAAAGTTCCTGCAAAATGTATCTTAGCTGGAGAACATCTTATCCTTGAACGCGGGTATGCGATTGTTGCCCCGTTTAATCATTATCAACTCATATTGAGCTATGAAGCTAGTAAAATAAAGACTATGCATACTATTTCGGCTGAGGGTAATAATTCCTATGGAATTATATTATGGCCTCTAATTGTCAGAGCTTATGAGTTATTACACAAAGATCCCAGCACCATTAAAGGTTTTTTTAATATTAAATCAACTATCCCACCTTGTTGTGGGTTGGGTTTTTCAGCTGCCCTTTGCGTTGCTATTACAAAATGGATTATCTATCAAAGTCTATTGCCGCGCTCGGAATTATTTCAATTTGCAGTACAACTTGAAGATTTATTTCATAAACCAAGTAGTGGGGTAGATATTGCAGGAGTAACTGCCAGGAATATAATCAGATATTCTTCTAATCATGAATTAAATGAAATAACCACTTGGCAACCTCTTTTTTATATTTCGTCTTCTAATGAAACTAGGATTACGAGTTCCTGTGTTAAAAAAGTTCAGCAATTAAAAAATGAAAATCCTATTAAGGCAGAAGTTATCTATGAGAAAATGTGGCAGGCAGTTAGTTTAATTAACACGGCTTTAGAAAAGAAAAATGATATAAGCTTGCATGTCTTAGCTCAAGGGCTGACAACAGCAAATGAATGTTATTATGAATGGGATTTAATATCGCCTCAATTACATAACCACATTCAAAAATTAAAACAATTTGCTTTAGCTTGTAAGGTAGTGGGGGCCGGAATCGGAGGATGTGTCTTAAGTTTGTGGAAAAAACCTCCCCCAGCTAATTTCCCTATCAAATTAATTCCATTGACCATACATACAGAGAAAGTATAA
- a CDS encoding aKG-HExxH-type peptide beta-hydroxylase, translated as MSTNQKLLRTLPIEPFMGETHVKALHCYLRKRTKTSFMELILAAEEGLTANFDVVIQKIDSLDVNRRLSPLLYFYYYSLLEALYNQNKREVARLCHSLIEFDSNNFYTKQLLLDNNQINPIIKYQQNYIQTLSNRIETFEPLSPIEFDLANKQISQVIDIIEKTSKNLHSEIQEILAVLHLSKGVFLATAATSLKYFGMIILRYKMLHSAPQQLLYFFDSIVHEISHVFLNLLMTLDPIVLNSTELHHSPARNVLRPLKGIFHAHFVFFRLIVMYKLAINYFIDDESNNYDKNHANIAIRDLPYIYQDRLQAYQIKFKQGEEILLKHAKLTKFGRAFLCSLNLESKDGLL; from the coding sequence GTGTCTACTAACCAAAAATTATTACGCACACTTCCAATAGAGCCTTTTATGGGTGAAACCCATGTAAAGGCTCTGCATTGTTATCTTAGAAAACGAACAAAGACGAGCTTTATGGAGCTTATTCTGGCAGCAGAAGAAGGGCTTACAGCAAATTTTGATGTTGTTATACAAAAGATAGACAGTTTGGATGTGAATAGGCGGTTGTCGCCACTACTCTATTTTTATTATTATTCCCTTCTGGAAGCGCTTTATAATCAAAATAAACGAGAGGTTGCTCGTTTATGTCATTCATTAATTGAATTTGATAGTAATAATTTTTATACAAAACAATTATTACTTGATAATAATCAAATTAATCCCATTATCAAATACCAACAAAATTATATTCAAACCTTATCTAATCGAATTGAAACCTTTGAGCCACTCTCACCCATTGAATTCGATTTAGCTAATAAACAAATTTCACAAGTTATTGATATTATTGAAAAAACGAGTAAAAATTTGCATAGTGAGATTCAGGAAATTCTTGCTGTATTACATCTCTCAAAAGGAGTTTTTCTTGCCACAGCTGCAACAAGCTTAAAATATTTTGGCATGATTATCCTACGCTATAAAATGCTTCACTCAGCCCCACAGCAACTATTATATTTTTTTGACAGCATAGTACATGAAATATCCCATGTTTTTTTAAATTTGTTAATGACCTTAGACCCAATAGTATTGAATTCTACTGAACTACATCACTCTCCGGCACGAAATGTTTTGCGACCTTTAAAGGGTATCTTTCATGCGCATTTTGTCTTTTTTAGACTAATTGTTATGTATAAATTAGCAATAAATTATTTTATAGATGATGAAAGTAATAATTATGATAAAAATCATGCAAATATAGCTATTCGAGACTTACCTTATATTTATCAAGACCGACTACAAGCATATCAAATTAAATTTAAACAAGGCGAAGAAATCCTTTTAAAGCATGCAAAATTAACGAAATTTGGTAGAGCATTTTTATGCTCACTTAATCTGGAGAGCAAGGATGGCTTACTCTAA
- a CDS encoding class I SAM-dependent methyltransferase: MAYSKLSILEKKLIEKIVNLKPKTRTLLEVGCGDGRKLIYLQANYPIKVSGIDLYEPYVEKLRQQNIDASLGDARHLPYANDKFNWVLIANSLHHIPDPENALSEAIRVAKNGVIVVDPWYDKTIYSQQLSAELAAWCKKLHQSLGYFHREGLSAGEIINAITREISSIEIYYELFIKELNLKDFFKVQQQYIAQLQENHYLLWELNQIKSRIHDSFISEPGQVIVIIRK; encoded by the coding sequence ATGGCTTACTCTAAATTATCAATCCTTGAAAAAAAGCTTATTGAAAAAATAGTAAATTTAAAACCGAAAACACGTACTTTATTAGAAGTAGGTTGCGGCGATGGGAGGAAGTTAATTTATTTGCAAGCTAATTATCCCATCAAAGTTTCTGGTATTGATCTCTATGAGCCATATGTAGAAAAGCTACGTCAGCAAAATATTGATGCGAGCCTAGGCGATGCAAGGCATTTACCCTATGCTAATGATAAGTTCAATTGGGTCTTAATTGCTAATTCGCTGCATCACATACCTGATCCGGAAAATGCATTATCAGAGGCTATCAGAGTTGCTAAAAACGGCGTCATTGTTGTTGATCCTTGGTATGACAAAACAATTTATTCTCAACAACTTAGCGCTGAATTAGCAGCTTGGTGTAAAAAGCTGCATCAAAGCTTAGGTTATTTCCATCGAGAAGGGCTTAGTGCAGGTGAAATTATTAATGCAATTACCCGTGAAATTTCAAGCATTGAAATATACTATGAGCTTTTTATTAAAGAGTTAAATCTTAAGGATTTTTTTAAAGTACAACAACAATATATAGCGCAGCTACAGGAAAATCATTATTTATTATGGGAATTAAACCAAATTAAAAGCCGAATCCATGACAGTTTTATTAGTGAGCCAGGGCAAGTTATTGTCATTATTAGAAAATAA
- a CDS encoding MFS transporter gives MTILTWAPNKLIIFAIANGLVAQFAMDIYIPAMPAIAKALHTTIDYIQLSYFYFMLGFGLSVFLYGFLNKIINYRYIFLICNGVFLIATLLIIFSADMVYFLALRFLQGMGAGFGSMAIIITIIYLFFPPRKLGIIISYSVFFLTLANILAPAIGGYLQELYGWQSSFIFLFILSFLLLTSGYCFLPKIITPPKVKISFYSKVKNLLANQQYITHAIYAIICVNIIVCYLVMSSFILQMHLGASIKVSGAIASLISLLFSMGSLLNTFMLSRYLLKTTIFSGLIISFLGIATFLIAGYFTGTSIFAFIIPIFISSLGLGILYPNFVTCGFKDFTGFIIDGTSLLSLMKIFTICLITAFIAFIPDNFLTCALLTGFLFSLLLVLILILNREYLVNY, from the coding sequence ATGACTATCCTTACATGGGCACCAAACAAATTAATTATCTTTGCTATTGCAAATGGGTTGGTTGCCCAATTTGCGATGGATATTTATATTCCCGCTATGCCTGCTATAGCTAAAGCTTTACACACGACAATTGACTATATTCAGCTTAGTTACTTCTATTTTATGTTAGGTTTTGGTTTATCTGTTTTTCTCTATGGATTTCTTAATAAAATAATAAATTATCGGTATATTTTTCTAATCTGTAATGGCGTATTTTTAATAGCTACTTTGTTGATTATTTTCTCTGCTGATATGGTTTATTTTTTAGCTCTGCGCTTCTTGCAAGGGATGGGCGCAGGATTTGGCTCTATGGCTATTATTATTACAATTATCTACCTTTTTTTTCCGCCCCGTAAATTAGGTATAATAATCTCTTATAGCGTATTTTTTTTAACGCTTGCCAATATATTAGCGCCTGCAATAGGAGGTTATTTACAAGAACTTTATGGTTGGCAAAGTAGCTTCATATTTTTATTTATATTATCTTTTTTACTATTAACCTCAGGCTATTGTTTCTTGCCAAAAATAATTACTCCCCCAAAAGTAAAAATTTCTTTTTATAGTAAAGTCAAAAATTTATTAGCAAATCAGCAATACATTACCCATGCGATATATGCGATTATTTGTGTGAATATTATTGTATGTTATTTAGTGATGAGTTCTTTTATCTTACAAATGCACTTAGGCGCTTCTATTAAAGTCTCTGGCGCTATAGCATCTTTAATAAGTTTGTTATTTAGTATGGGCTCCTTATTAAATACCTTCATGCTTTCGAGGTATTTGCTAAAAACGACGATTTTTAGTGGCTTAATTATTAGCTTTCTAGGCATAGCTACCTTCTTAATTGCAGGTTACTTTACCGGTACGTCAATTTTCGCTTTCATTATACCTATATTTATTTCTTCATTAGGTTTAGGTATTTTATATCCTAATTTTGTTACCTGTGGATTCAAAGATTTTACGGGGTTTATTATAGATGGTACTTCCTTGCTGAGCCTGATGAAAATTTTTACTATTTGTTTAATTACAGCTTTTATTGCATTCATTCCAGATAATTTTTTAACCTGTGCTTTATTAACAGGGTTCCTGTTTAGTTTATTACTCGTATTAATTTTAATTTTAAATAGAGAATATTTAGTTAACTATTGA
- a CDS encoding gamma-glutamyl-gamma-aminobutyrate hydrolase family protein (Members of this family of hydrolases with an active site Cys residue belong to MEROPS family C26.) yields the protein MLEITVAVTDSPEVGSLSAPSLKKSFASVNFPVVDADFRVMMRDIPQEVFKEAYKTPEGRKKLFLHAKYMANEILDKVDCLALSGNVAMIDPSLFNQPPDNSHTYNFDYSRTIAELALIHVATQRGMPIMGVCGGYEAIAVYYDSTLRSLTPAELDQQGYMAYDKIIFETQSILGQLFKSKNLATVERNFFGAHKQIIDELNRSYLKVTGRASDGKLTEAIEGNYGAPLIGMQFHPEVTLHGVYPDSSYMGEESEKKVCLELFRFFLKAAQAYSNKKSVNEALKKTIATLPEVIHQEDNKTNINKSEVSYVNAEATVQHNTPSKTLLNNPAIFWQGKRRTHSESDQKQCHPVVLASTL from the coding sequence ATGTTAGAAATTACCGTTGCTGTTACTGATAGTCCTGAAGTAGGAAGTTTAAGTGCCCCTTCACTTAAAAAATCATTTGCTTCTGTAAATTTCCCTGTTGTCGATGCTGATTTCCGAGTCATGATGAGGGATATTCCCCAAGAGGTATTTAAAGAAGCATATAAAACGCCGGAAGGTCGTAAAAAGCTCTTTTTACATGCTAAATATATGGCTAATGAGATTCTTGATAAAGTTGATTGCTTGGCGTTATCAGGAAATGTCGCCATGATTGATCCCTCTTTATTTAACCAGCCACCTGATAATAGTCATACTTATAATTTTGATTATTCACGAACAATTGCAGAGCTGGCTTTAATACATGTTGCAACACAACGAGGAATGCCCATAATGGGTGTTTGCGGCGGTTATGAAGCCATTGCTGTATACTATGACAGTACATTGAGATCACTCACCCCGGCTGAGTTAGATCAACAAGGTTATATGGCTTATGATAAAATTATTTTCGAAACGCAATCTATTTTAGGCCAACTGTTTAAATCTAAAAATTTAGCCACGGTAGAAAGAAATTTTTTTGGTGCCCATAAGCAAATTATTGATGAGTTAAACCGGTCGTATTTAAAGGTTACAGGCAGAGCCAGTGATGGTAAATTAACTGAAGCAATTGAAGGAAACTATGGGGCGCCTTTAATAGGCATGCAATTTCATCCGGAAGTTACCCTACATGGTGTATATCCTGATTCTAGCTATATGGGAGAGGAATCGGAAAAAAAAGTTTGCTTAGAATTATTTCGTTTTTTCCTTAAAGCCGCGCAAGCTTATAGCAATAAAAAAAGTGTTAATGAGGCGTTAAAAAAAACCATTGCAACATTGCCAGAAGTAATTCACCAAGAAGATAATAAAACTAATATTAACAAAAGCGAGGTAAGTTACGTTAACGCTGAAGCTACAGTACAACATAATACACCATCTAAAACCCTTTTAAATAATCCAGCAATATTTTGGCAAGGAAAAAGGAGAACTCATTCAGAATCAGATCAGAAACAATGTCACCCAGTGGTACTAGCCAGCACCCTTTGA
- a CDS encoding GNAT family N-acetyltransferase, with translation MFNKNRKNVKKESLEFEEILSKDECKIKILNKGVVVGHAVYKDRKDGDIDLAWIGVEEEFQGQGFASKCLDYLCQKALNESKALVINVVDEEVLSNFYFKWFKRRANSSDIDDYDEDIIDYFETLVAKPGDKYFNINHPTLILKPEDINWAPNTKMDPVISI, from the coding sequence ATGTTTAATAAAAACCGCAAAAATGTTAAGAAAGAGAGCCTAGAATTTGAAGAAATTTTAAGTAAAGATGAATGTAAAATTAAAATCTTAAACAAAGGAGTAGTTGTAGGGCATGCTGTCTATAAAGATAGAAAAGATGGCGATATTGACCTTGCTTGGATAGGGGTAGAAGAGGAGTTTCAAGGGCAAGGGTTCGCAAGTAAATGCCTTGATTATCTATGTCAGAAAGCTTTAAATGAATCAAAAGCGCTGGTTATAAACGTAGTAGATGAAGAGGTTTTGAGTAATTTCTATTTTAAGTGGTTTAAGAGACGTGCTAATTCAAGTGATATTGATGATTACGATGAGGATATTATAGATTATTTTGAGACTTTAGTAGCAAAACCAGGTGACAAATATTTCAATATTAATCATCCAACATTAATCCTAAAACCAGAAGATATTAATTGGGCCCCTAACACTAAGATGGACCCTGTTATATCTATTTAG
- a CDS encoding type II toxin-antitoxin system HicB family antitoxin produces MDIDLSQISGKAKHINITMPERVLSLIDLYTNNRAIKNRSSFVADAELYGQP; encoded by the coding sequence ATGGATATTGATTTGAGTCAAATATCAGGAAAAGCAAAACATATTAACATTACTATGCCAGAACGTGTTTTAAGCCTCATCGATTTATATACCAACAATCGTGCAATAAAAAATCGTTCTTCTTTTGTAGCAGACGCTGAGTTATATGGACAACCATAA
- a CDS encoding ZIP family metal transporter: protein MKDIPLWVHAFFWGSFTGFALVIGALGGYFLHISQRVVAAIMAFGSGVLISALSFELMDRAYNKGGFDSTTIGFLSGALIYTVANWFLCAQGAKHRKRSGHQQSTAQDAGSGMAIAIGSLLDGIPESIVIGLSMLKGGAVSLVAVIAIFLSNIPEGLSSAAGMKKAGRNAKYIFSIWGSIALFSGVAALLGYSVFQYFSSEVIAATTAIAAGAILAMLVDTMIPEAFEVAHNFAGFITVTGFMTAFILSKLNP, encoded by the coding sequence ATGAAAGATATACCGCTTTGGGTTCATGCCTTTTTTTGGGGAAGCTTTACAGGTTTTGCTTTAGTTATTGGTGCTTTAGGTGGCTATTTTCTTCATATTTCGCAGCGTGTTGTTGCCGCAATTATGGCTTTTGGTAGTGGTGTTTTAATTTCTGCACTTTCTTTTGAATTAATGGATAGGGCTTATAATAAAGGTGGCTTTGACTCCACCACAATTGGATTTTTAAGTGGTGCCTTAATTTATACAGTAGCTAACTGGTTTTTATGTGCACAGGGAGCAAAACATCGCAAACGCTCAGGACACCAACAATCAACTGCACAAGACGCAGGTAGCGGTATGGCGATTGCAATTGGCTCTCTATTAGATGGGATTCCAGAATCCATTGTTATTGGCTTAAGTATGCTAAAGGGTGGCGCTGTTAGTCTCGTTGCGGTGATTGCGATTTTTTTATCTAATATCCCTGAAGGTTTATCAAGTGCAGCCGGTATGAAAAAGGCTGGCCGTAATGCTAAATATATTTTTAGCATTTGGGGTAGTATTGCCCTGTTTTCTGGTGTTGCAGCTTTATTAGGGTATTCCGTTTTTCAGTATTTCTCATCTGAAGTTATTGCAGCTACCACAGCAATCGCTGCAGGCGCTATCTTAGCTATGTTAGTGGATACCATGATTCCAGAAGCCTTTGAGGTAGCACATAATTTTGCAGGATTTATTACTGTAACAGGTTTTATGACGGCTTTTATTTTAAGTAAACTTAATCCGTAA
- a CDS encoding type II toxin-antitoxin system HigB family toxin — protein sequence MRIISKKKLRDYYLSNVQAEIPLTERYYKMLDAKAANIFELRQVFNSVDSVYGYTVFNVGGNNYRLITAIHYNTQTCYVRTIWTHAEYDKSINKDKLKRGDL from the coding sequence TTGCGTATTATTTCTAAGAAAAAACTTCGCGATTACTATCTAAGTAACGTGCAAGCCGAAATCCCACTAACAGAGCGGTATTACAAAATGCTAGACGCAAAGGCCGCTAACATTTTTGAATTAAGGCAAGTTTTCAATAGTGTTGACTCGGTCTATGGCTACACTGTATTTAATGTTGGTGGTAATAATTATCGTTTGATTACTGCAATTCACTATAACACCCAAACTTGTTATGTTAGAACAATTTGGACGCATGCTGAGTATGATAAGTCCATTAATAAGGACAAATTAAAGCGAGGTGATTTATGA
- a CDS encoding helix-turn-helix domain-containing protein, which yields MTALSIDYVDQKTKHKFHLPLAVFKKPVTDKEYAHLEKVLDKLIDEVRDDENHPLALAMQIIGDNLEQYDNEHFPLIGENITNVAMVNYLMTIYQLQQKDLAPIFGGQANVSKFLKGERNLGKNHIVGLKKKFKISADFFLK from the coding sequence ATGACGGCACTGTCTATTGACTACGTTGATCAGAAAACTAAACACAAATTTCATTTACCGTTAGCTGTGTTTAAAAAACCAGTTACTGATAAAGAGTATGCGCACCTTGAAAAGGTTTTAGATAAATTAATTGATGAAGTTCGTGATGATGAAAATCATCCTTTGGCTTTAGCAATGCAAATTATTGGCGATAATTTAGAGCAATATGACAATGAGCATTTTCCTTTAATCGGTGAAAACATAACTAATGTTGCCATGGTAAACTATTTAATGACGATTTATCAGCTGCAGCAAAAAGATCTTGCTCCTATATTTGGTGGCCAGGCGAATGTCTCTAAATTCCTTAAAGGTGAGCGAAATTTAGGAAAAAATCATATAGTAGGACTAAAAAAGAAATTTAAAATTAGTGCCGACTTTTTTCTAAAGTAG
- a CDS encoding metallophosphoesterase yields the protein MGQDILYLNENKKGSDSVIGDVHGNRGCLEHVMKQLQKGDRLFIVGDLTDRGHDSLGVIKLILKNGDRVFSIRGNHEDQCLDTINCLEALALRKSHLFKSSRFKNFLKGENYSLKSLFADFNAYENNEHEEDYEEIKFHLENHRLWLVDLFCYELRHNRITVHKDYIEYGEQSNIKRIEEYMSNLPYIIHVAGIDPFNVVHADMPFDNFVLIERIEQGNLQLTKEEKKYATWARGGKKEPFLAKTNSDGVITYVGHNIIEGKGNNLPIVRFESSTVNIDVATYKINSSLMVNHTKKSSSFTGLEAPPKNLLVKKNILDNYLASRHQPEQLISTAKTFDEHVEENVIPVLDSLCIDMAETTATSNTANQTSFIESEITAGGLLTRNNLFSENKMTRKHSAPTKFFDEQQVKRRKTDKQPTISSVIDSSADMDIVNTKQSTTLINLEQESESNESRWTW from the coding sequence GTGGGACAAGATATTTTATATTTAAATGAAAACAAGAAAGGTAGCGATTCAGTAATTGGCGATGTTCATGGCAATAGAGGTTGTTTAGAGCACGTAATGAAGCAGCTACAAAAAGGGGATAGGTTGTTTATCGTTGGTGACTTAACGGACAGAGGTCACGATAGTTTAGGCGTAATAAAGTTGATTTTAAAAAATGGAGATAGGGTTTTTTCCATTAGAGGAAATCATGAGGATCAATGTTTAGATACCATTAATTGCTTAGAAGCATTGGCTTTAAGAAAAAGTCATTTATTTAAAAGCTCACGGTTTAAAAATTTCTTAAAAGGAGAAAATTACTCCTTAAAAAGTTTATTTGCTGATTTTAATGCTTATGAGAATAATGAGCATGAAGAAGACTATGAAGAAATTAAATTTCATTTGGAAAATCATAGACTATGGCTGGTGGACTTATTTTGCTATGAGCTGCGACATAATCGCATCACGGTTCATAAAGACTATATTGAATATGGTGAGCAAAGTAATATTAAAAGAATAGAGGAATACATGAGTAATTTACCTTATATTATTCATGTTGCTGGTATAGATCCATTTAATGTGGTGCATGCGGACATGCCATTTGATAATTTTGTCCTTATAGAGCGGATAGAGCAAGGTAATCTCCAACTAACTAAAGAAGAAAAAAAATATGCCACTTGGGCACGTGGCGGAAAAAAAGAACCATTTTTAGCAAAAACAAATTCTGATGGTGTGATTACTTATGTAGGACATAATATCATTGAGGGGAAGGGGAATAATTTACCTATTGTGCGTTTTGAATCGTCGACGGTCAATATCGATGTAGCCACTTATAAGATTAATTCGAGTCTTATGGTTAATCATACCAAAAAAAGTTCAAGCTTCACGGGCTTAGAGGCACCGCCAAAAAATTTATTGGTCAAAAAAAATATACTAGATAACTATTTGGCTTCTAGACATCAACCAGAGCAACTTATCAGTACAGCTAAAACTTTTGATGAGCATGTTGAAGAAAATGTTATTCCGGTTCTTGATTCATTGTGTATTGATATGGCAGAAACTACTGCTACTAGTAATACGGCCAATCAGACAAGCTTCATTGAGTCAGAAATAACTGCAGGAGGTTTATTGACCAGAAATAATTTATTTTCTGAAAATAAAATGACTAGAAAACATTCTGCCCCTACCAAGTTTTTTGATGAGCAGCAGGTTAAGCGTAGAAAGACTGATAAACAGCCTACTATTTCTTCCGTTATTGACTCATCAGCCGATATGGATATCGTAAACACGAAACAGTCAACCACGTTGATTAACTTAGAGCAGGAATCTGAGAGTAATGAGAGTAGATGGACTTGGTAG